A region from the Wansuia hejianensis genome encodes:
- a CDS encoding ABC transporter permease: MAIGEARFNRRLDKIRQLEESGVLKQKKKGSRALAKFKSNKLAVVGLIIFAIIFLACVFAPLVTPYNPETVDLLNILKPPSPEHWFGTDKVGRDLFARCLYGGRISILVAGGGALGGAAVGVLLGCFAGYKGGWFDKVTMRLSEIFMSFPQLILVLMLVSIMGQSTKNIIIIFMITGWGGVYRQARAAMLSIREEEYVQALHAFGLSDLVICFKHMLPNALSPIIVNITINVAAFILEEASLSFLGLGVPLAVPTWGNILNASQDMYTLQNAWWMWAPVGIVISLFVMSISFVGDGIRDTTDSSMQG, translated from the coding sequence ATGGCTATAGGCGAAGCAAGATTTAATCGGAGATTAGATAAAATACGCCAACTAGAAGAGTCTGGCGTTTTAAAACAGAAGAAAAAAGGCAGCCGGGCACTGGCAAAGTTTAAAAGCAACAAGCTGGCTGTCGTTGGTTTAATTATATTTGCTATCATATTTTTGGCATGTGTATTCGCACCGTTGGTTACACCGTATAATCCGGAGACAGTAGACCTTCTGAATATTCTGAAGCCGCCGTCACCGGAGCACTGGTTTGGCACGGATAAGGTTGGGCGTGACCTGTTCGCCCGCTGTCTGTACGGCGGAAGGATATCGATCCTGGTCGCCGGGGGAGGCGCGCTGGGCGGAGCTGCTGTCGGCGTTCTCCTGGGATGTTTTGCCGGCTACAAGGGCGGATGGTTTGATAAAGTGACCATGCGTCTGTCTGAAATCTTCATGTCTTTCCCGCAGCTGATTCTGGTGCTGATGCTGGTGTCCATTATGGGACAGAGCACAAAGAATATCATCATTATTTTCATGATAACCGGCTGGGGAGGTGTATACCGTCAGGCGAGGGCGGCGATGCTTTCCATACGTGAGGAAGAGTATGTCCAGGCCCTGCATGCCTTTGGGCTGAGCGATCTGGTGATCTGTTTTAAACACATGCTGCCCAATGCGCTGAGTCCAATTATCGTTAATATTACCATTAATGTTGCTGCATTTATTCTGGAGGAGGCGTCTCTCAGCTTCCTGGGCCTGGGCGTTCCTCTGGCCGTACCGACCTGGGGCAATATACTGAATGCATCGCAGGATATGTACACACTGCAGAATGCATGGTGGATGTGGGCTCCTGTCGGAATTGTTATTTCTCTGTTCGTTATGAGTATCAGTTTTGTTGGTGACGGTATCCGTGACACGACGGACTCTTCGATGCAGGGTTAA
- a CDS encoding ABC transporter permease, which yields MAKFIIRRILICIPMIFLMSFLIYGGMELAPGDIVSSMISPDAQAQMTPEELDAVREAYGLNDPFIVRYGKWLGQVLTGNWGYSMSSGAPVKDIILQKLPITLELMITGLIISVILGSVFGLISALKRGSIADNALTVAGVIGMSIPQFFFGMVAILIFALNLHWLPVGGRTTPQMVHWWEHLRYLILPALVLGLTQTASVMRYARSAMLDSMNKDYVKTARSKGLPEWRVNLVHGFRVTMTPVVVLIAFRLPLMISSAVVIENVFQWPGIGVTFKEAVTSSNYPLVMMIALIMVVMVLLMSLLLDILTRVLDPRVQLE from the coding sequence ATGGCAAAATTTATTATTAGGCGAATCCTGATCTGTATACCCATGATTTTTCTTATGAGCTTTCTGATTTACGGAGGCATGGAGCTGGCTCCCGGGGACATTGTGTCCAGCATGATTTCACCGGATGCCCAGGCGCAGATGACGCCTGAGGAGCTGGATGCTGTCCGGGAAGCCTATGGTTTGAACGATCCGTTTATAGTGAGATATGGTAAATGGTTGGGTCAGGTGTTGACTGGCAATTGGGGTTATAGTATGTCGAGCGGTGCCCCGGTAAAGGATATTATTCTTCAGAAGCTTCCGATTACATTAGAGCTGATGATTACCGGGCTTATAATTTCTGTAATATTAGGTAGTGTTTTTGGTTTGATTTCGGCCTTAAAAAGAGGCTCGATAGCCGATAATGCGTTGACGGTGGCCGGCGTTATCGGAATGTCTATACCACAGTTTTTCTTCGGTATGGTGGCCATCCTGATTTTTGCTTTGAACCTGCACTGGCTGCCTGTCGGTGGGCGGACAACGCCTCAGATGGTGCACTGGTGGGAACATTTGAGGTATCTGATTTTACCGGCACTGGTTCTGGGCTTGACCCAGACGGCTTCCGTTATGAGGTATGCCCGTTCTGCCATGCTGGACAGTATGAACAAGGATTATGTGAAGACAGCACGAAGTAAAGGTCTGCCGGAGTGGAGAGTCAATCTGGTACACGGATTCAGGGTTACCATGACTCCCGTAGTGGTTCTGATCGCATTTCGTCTGCCGCTTATGATAAGTAGTGCCGTAGTTATTGAAAATGTCTTCCAGTGGCCGGGTATCGGTGTGACCTTCAAGGAAGCTGTAACGTCATCCAACTACCCGCTGGTTATGATGATCGCTCTGATCATGGTTGTCATGGTGCTTTTGATGAGCCTGTTACTGGATATTTTGACAAGAGTTCTCGATCCACGTGTACAACTAGAGTAA
- a CDS encoding ABC transporter substrate-binding protein, which yields MKRRIISLLLVGAMAVGLTACGGGSNGSSSAASSGSTGSSSSAASGSSSAASSSSGASSGAETTGEKIVYTNTAPEDFFEVPWFNCGEYVDHKVLFETLIGTDANFEPTTDSGMCESYELSEDGLTLTLKLRDGLKWHDGQDVTAEDVQWSMETLATITSSAKEMIKSTVQSIEGYQECADGTAEHFSGITTDGNTVTLKFAKVAPNVLISFAQLAILPKHCLEKADKTQFQQDPFWQNPIGSGPFKVGKVEIGNYATYVPFEDYWNGVADFTIQAYASSAESDANIVKNAKDGKVDYAFTKSYADVQALQGTEGINIITVPVLYTRWLQLNEYPKAEGETGTFADKRVRQAVAYAIDRKQICESIFEGACDPGDGTLLPTGTAMKNENCEKYEYDPEKAKALLDEAGWDSSQTLKMVYYYQDEQTKDLVSILQQMLAQVGINIEAELVTGDTAAVLNVPPTSKDANGISGVKWDICYGALAAMSPTDYYNRFGSTDPANYCTPATEELDGLLEELNSTVDTDKQKEIVADIEAYQAENMLYVPLYYQPAWVIASDKIIDNVETWGNPQYFWNWDIQNWELK from the coding sequence ATGAAAAGACGAATTATCTCATTGTTACTCGTAGGTGCAATGGCAGTAGGACTGACCGCATGTGGTGGTGGATCCAATGGCAGCTCATCTGCTGCTTCCTCTGGAAGCACAGGTTCCAGCTCCAGCGCAGCCTCTGGCAGCTCCAGTGCGGCCTCCAGCAGCTCGGGCGCTTCTTCAGGAGCAGAGACTACCGGAGAGAAGATCGTGTACACGAATACTGCACCGGAAGACTTCTTCGAAGTACCCTGGTTCAACTGTGGCGAGTACGTGGACCACAAAGTTTTGTTCGAGACACTCATCGGAACTGATGCGAACTTCGAGCCTACCACGGACAGCGGCATGTGCGAGAGCTATGAACTGAGCGAGGATGGTCTCACCCTGACTCTGAAGCTGCGTGACGGCCTGAAATGGCATGACGGCCAGGACGTAACCGCAGAGGATGTGCAGTGGTCCATGGAAACTCTGGCGACGATTACCTCAAGCGCCAAAGAGATGATCAAGAGCACAGTACAGTCTATCGAAGGTTATCAGGAGTGCGCAGATGGCACTGCTGAACATTTTTCAGGAATTACTACAGACGGCAACACGGTTACGCTTAAATTTGCCAAAGTTGCTCCTAACGTATTGATCAGCTTCGCACAGTTGGCAATTCTTCCAAAGCACTGCCTGGAAAAAGCGGATAAGACCCAGTTCCAGCAGGATCCGTTCTGGCAGAACCCCATCGGTTCCGGTCCGTTCAAGGTTGGAAAAGTTGAGATCGGCAACTATGCTACGTATGTTCCGTTTGAAGATTACTGGAACGGTGTGGCAGATTTCACAATTCAGGCTTACGCTTCTTCAGCAGAGTCTGATGCGAACATCGTTAAGAATGCAAAAGACGGGAAAGTTGACTATGCGTTCACTAAATCCTATGCAGACGTACAGGCTCTGCAGGGTACAGAAGGCATCAATATCATCACCGTTCCTGTTCTGTATACCCGTTGGCTGCAGCTGAACGAGTATCCGAAGGCAGAAGGTGAGACAGGTACCTTCGCCGACAAGCGCGTCCGTCAGGCAGTTGCGTATGCAATTGACAGAAAACAGATCTGTGAATCTATTTTTGAAGGCGCATGTGATCCTGGTGACGGCACTCTGCTTCCCACAGGAACAGCAATGAAGAATGAAAACTGCGAAAAATATGAGTATGATCCTGAAAAAGCAAAAGCCCTTCTCGACGAGGCAGGATGGGATTCCAGCCAGACCCTGAAGATGGTCTATTACTATCAGGATGAGCAGACCAAGGATCTTGTTTCCATTCTGCAGCAGATGCTGGCTCAGGTTGGAATCAACATTGAAGCAGAACTGGTAACCGGTGATACGGCAGCCGTTCTGAACGTACCGCCGACCTCTAAGGATGCTAACGGTATTTCTGGTGTTAAATGGGATATTTGCTACGGCGCGCTGGCTGCTATGTCCCCGACAGATTATTACAACAGATTTGGTTCTACAGATCCGGCTAACTACTGCACACCGGCAACGGAAGAACTGGATGGACTCCTGGAAGAACTGAACAGCACGGTTGATACCGACAAACAGAAAGAGATCGTAGCAGATATTGAAGCTTATCAGGCAGAGAATATGCTGTATGTCCCGCTGTATTATCAGCCGGCATGGGTTATTGCAAGCGACAAGATCATTGACAACGTAGAGACCTGGGGCAACCCGCAGTACTTCTGGAATTGGGATATTCAGAATTGGGAGCTGAAGTAA
- a CDS encoding ABC transporter ATP-binding protein, whose translation MSGENVITVKNLKTYFYSNNRCNKAVNGVSFDIRKGRTLCVVGESGCGKSVTASSIIQLLPKLSRIEEGEITYHSEEKGDIVLSKLKRNSKEMRSFRGSDIAMIFQDPLTALNPVYKVGWQITENILQHEDVTKQEARKRALDLLKQMGIPEPEKRIDQYPHEYSGGMRQRAMIAMAMSCNPKVLLADEPTTALDVTIQAQIFELMEKLKTEYDTAILLITHDMGVVSELADDVIVMYMGNVIESGTAREVLKKPAHPYTQALLASIPILGRGKDQQIEPIRGMTPDPYNRPPGCQFEPRCDFACDKCREAMPDEDIIEGTHMARCYRWKEVLNK comes from the coding sequence ATGAGTGGAGAAAATGTAATTACCGTAAAAAATCTAAAAACATATTTTTATTCCAATAACCGCTGCAATAAAGCGGTGAACGGTGTCAGCTTTGATATCCGGAAAGGGCGCACACTCTGTGTGGTAGGTGAATCCGGCTGCGGCAAGAGTGTTACCGCTTCCTCTATCATCCAGCTTCTTCCAAAGCTTTCGAGGATTGAAGAAGGAGAAATCACCTATCATTCTGAAGAAAAGGGTGATATTGTTCTGAGCAAGCTGAAGAGGAACAGCAAAGAGATGAGAAGTTTCCGCGGCAGCGATATCGCCATGATTTTTCAGGATCCGTTGACCGCGTTGAATCCAGTATACAAGGTTGGCTGGCAGATCACGGAGAATATCCTCCAGCATGAGGATGTGACCAAACAGGAAGCCCGGAAAAGGGCGCTGGATCTGTTGAAACAGATGGGTATCCCGGAGCCGGAGAAGAGAATTGATCAGTACCCCCATGAATATTCGGGAGGTATGAGACAGAGAGCCATGATAGCCATGGCCATGAGCTGTAATCCCAAAGTGCTTCTGGCGGACGAGCCTACCACGGCGCTGGACGTTACCATTCAGGCACAGATATTTGAGTTGATGGAGAAGCTGAAGACGGAGTATGATACGGCAATTTTACTGATCACACACGATATGGGTGTGGTGAGTGAGCTAGCGGATGACGTAATCGTCATGTATATGGGAAATGTGATTGAAAGCGGTACGGCAAGGGAGGTTCTGAAGAAGCCGGCTCATCCGTATACCCAGGCTCTGCTGGCCTCGATTCCGATCCTGGGAAGAGGAAAGGACCAGCAGATTGAGCCGATCCGCGGCATGACTCCTGATCCCTACAACCGTCCGCCGGGCTGTCAGTTTGAGCCCAGGTGTGATTTCGCCTGTGACAAATGCCGGGAGGCAATGCCTGACGAGGACATCATAGAGGGAACGCACATGGCTCGCTGCTATCGCTGGAAGGAGGTGCTGAATAAATGA